A genomic region of Magnolia sinica isolate HGM2019 chromosome 6, MsV1, whole genome shotgun sequence contains the following coding sequences:
- the LOC131248299 gene encoding uncharacterized protein LOC131248299 isoform X3, with the protein MKNVNLKPEKMRSLAKALPDSSRPFDDGLYRALDIYFKEVLGRSVNGTTYAGIQAQTTGAPQNHWSACGAPFIFYHCRTVNSLMRAGCQSLQSLWLKRLQEKAPFQTSLG; encoded by the exons ATGAAAAATGTAAACTTGAAACCTGAAAAGATGCGATCTCTAGCAAAGGCCCTTCCAGATTCTTCAAGGCCCTTTGATGATGGGCTGTATAGAGCACTTGATATCTATTTCAAG gaagttcttgGGAGATCCGTAAATGGTACAACGTATGCAGGAATCCAGGCCCAAACGACAGGAGCTCCACAGAACCATTG GTCTGCTTGTGGAGCTCCCTTTATCTTTTATCATTGTAGGACTGTAAATTCCTTGATGAGAGCTGGTTGCCAAAGTTTACAGTCATTGTGGCTCAAAAGACTTCAAGAAAAG GCACCTTTCCAAACTTCCCTTGGGTGA
- the LOC131248299 gene encoding uncharacterized protein LOC131248299 isoform X2, with translation MKNVNLKPEKMRSLAKALPDSSRPFDDGLYRALDIYFKSCPASISELVSECMGSLLEDVCGMESSLLSFGAYGMRKIREIFKGNNSQSVASLAESMEAYIGRQPSSTLEDSQGG, from the exons ATGAAAAATGTAAACTTGAAACCTGAAAAGATGCGATCTCTAGCAAAGGCCCTTCCAGATTCTTCAAGGCCCTTTGATGATGGGCTGTATAGAGCACTTGATATCTATTTCAAG AGCTGTCCCGCATCTATTTCAGAGCTGGTCAGCGAGTGCATGGGGAGCCTATTGGAAGATGTCTGTGGCATGGAGTCTTCTTTGCTGTCATTTGGGGCATATGGAatgagaaaaataagagaaattttCAAGGGAAACAATTCCCAGTCTGTGGCATCCTTAGCAGAATCAATGGAGGCCTACATTGGGCGACAGCCATCCAGCACTTTGGAGGATTCTCAAGGGGGATGA
- the LOC131248299 gene encoding uncharacterized protein LOC131248299 isoform X1: MKNVNLKPEKMRSLAKALPDSSRPFDDGLYRALDIYFKEVLGRSVNGTTYAGIQAQTTGAPQNHWSACGAPFIFYHCRTVNSLMRAGCQSLQSLWLKRLQEKVGASKFLLISLFLL; encoded by the exons ATGAAAAATGTAAACTTGAAACCTGAAAAGATGCGATCTCTAGCAAAGGCCCTTCCAGATTCTTCAAGGCCCTTTGATGATGGGCTGTATAGAGCACTTGATATCTATTTCAAG gaagttcttgGGAGATCCGTAAATGGTACAACGTATGCAGGAATCCAGGCCCAAACGACAGGAGCTCCACAGAACCATTG GTCTGCTTGTGGAGCTCCCTTTATCTTTTATCATTGTAGGACTGTAAATTCCTTGATGAGAGCTGGTTGCCAAAGTTTACAGTCATTGTGGCTCAAAAGACTTCAAGAAAAGGTGGGTGCTAGTaaatttcttctcatttctctgtTTTTGTTATAA